A window from Festucalex cinctus isolate MCC-2025b chromosome 12, RoL_Fcin_1.0, whole genome shotgun sequence encodes these proteins:
- the exd1 gene encoding piRNA biogenesis protein EXD1 produces the protein MVDDDTHFMSIFQGKRIKLTLKSSFCFGFVQRITSSKTLALAKVVYGDNGRELPGIQLFFGHEILNVEFANEEDKEHGNIPEYKEDQLKLKKFQPYKTFDLRDDEDEEFIKFEVIDGFHEKFGPAVMEIKKQHVVSVGADGVDMYKHGRLCWLQIATKHKVYLFDILLLGARAFKNGLSMILQNKHILKVIHDCRAIAGCLMTHYGVKMTNVFDTQVADVLSFYSETGGYFPNRVSTLHEAVSRHLTVPSSHLSTLETKSQLTEEEANVWYKRPCPIAVLKVMALSVIHLQPLRMVLLDSLLMDYMTLVDAYLSNSQYPLDLESITTESMIELPSELMLLEQMRCERRDHAAKLYPITEKGLLVRSSPQAATPPPRSTVVEEDKGSEPAVESSLPPPIETNQNPLLRTVNVAPPNPVPNILSEPVSEMPFSGVGRGFTSLLMGVMGRGRPFGKGQPETCLPNSDNTSPDPKREKWD, from the exons ATGGTAGACGACGATACCCATTTCATGAGTATATTCCAAGGGAAACGTATTAAACTTACCCTCAAGTCGTCGTTTTGCTTTGGCTTTGTGCAGCGCATCACCTCCAGCAAAACATTGGCCTTAGCGAAAG TCGTATATGGCGACAATGGACGTGAACTTCCCGGAATTCAATTATTTTTCGGTCATGAGATTCTGAATG TGGAGTTTGCCAATGAAGAGGACAAAGAGCACGG AAACATTCCTGAATACAAAGAAGACCAATTGAAGTTGAAAAAGTTCCAGCCATACAAAACTTTCGACCTCC gtgatgatgaagatgaagaattCATCAAATTTGAAGTTATTGACGGGTTTCATGAGAAATTTGGACCCGCT GTGATGGAAATTAAGAAGCAGCATGTGGTTAGTGTTGGGGCAGACGGGGTGGACATGTACAAGCATGGCCGACTGTGCTGGCTTCAG ATTGCCACAAAACACAAAGTTTATCTCTTTGACATCCTGTTACTTGGAGCGAGAGCCTTTAAAAACGGTCTGTCCATGATTCTCCAGAATAAGCACATACTGAAG GTAATTCATGACTGCAGAGCTATTGCTGGATGTCTGATGACACATTATGGAGTAAAGATGACTAATGTCTTTGACACTCAG GTGGCAGATGTCTTGAGCTTTTACTCTGAGACGGGAGGATACTTCCCAAACAGAGTGAGCACTCTTCATGAGGCGGTGAGTCGTCACCTGACGGTGCCCTCCTCCCACCTCTCCACTCTGGAGACCAAGTCCCAGCTCACTGAG GAGGAAGCCAATGTGTGGTACAAGCGGCCATGTCCTATAGCCGTTTTGAAGGTGATGGCGCTGTCAGTGATCCACCTGCAACCTCTCAGAATGGTGCTGCTGGATTCTCTCTTAATGGACTACATGACTTTAGTGGATGCCTACCTATCAAATAGCCAGTACCCGCTTGATTTGGAGAGCATCACTACG GAGAGTATGATTGAGTTGCCCTCCGAGCTCATGCTGCTGGAGCAGATGCGCTGTGAGCGTCGGGATCATGCCGCCAAACTCTACCCCATCACAGAGAAAGGTCTTCTGGTTCGCTCCAGTCCTCAAGCGGCGACCCCGCCACCGAGGTCAACTGTGGTCGAGGAAGACAAAGGCTCAGAGCCTGCTGTGGAATCATCTTTGCCACCCCCCATTGAAACCAATCAGAACCCGCTCCTCAGAACTGTGAATGTAGCCCCTCCAAATCCAGTCCCAAACATCTTGTCAGAGCCGGTGAGTGAAATGCCTTTCAGTGGTGTAGGCAGAGGGTTCACATCCCTTCTGATGGGAGTGATGGGTCGAGGAAGGCCTTTTGGGAAAGGGCAACCAGAAACCTGCCTCCCTAATTCAGACAATACCAGCCCAGATCCCAAGAGAGAAAAGTGGGATTGA